A DNA window from Deltaproteobacteria bacterium contains the following coding sequences:
- a CDS encoding rRNA pseudouridine synthase, with the protein MRNNRPTKSRTTKPVTIANANEVRLNKYLAESGVTSRRGADELIAEGAIQINGKRVYELGVRVNLTSDKVTVNGKPVRPETRKVYLLFNKPKGVMTTMEDPEGRPCIGEYFKRFESRVFPVGRLDYDSEGLLLLTNDGDFAQRVTHPKHEVLKTYLVKVDGQPTDAHLQKLRTGVTIIGGRVAAREIERLKGTASDKYDWFKIVIGEGKNRQIRRMFEKIGFDVMKLQRIAIGRLKMGGLARGEWALLTSDEVEKIFYQDESASGRRGPIASRSNAIGPKKFDRKRGPKSAKALARDESSRRGSLKSTDRRPSRRG; encoded by the coding sequence ATGCGAAACAATCGCCCCACTAAATCGCGAACTACAAAACCTGTAACCATCGCAAACGCCAACGAAGTACGCCTCAACAAATACCTGGCCGAGAGCGGTGTGACCTCTCGTCGCGGAGCCGACGAACTCATTGCCGAGGGCGCCATTCAGATCAACGGAAAAAGAGTCTACGAGCTCGGAGTTCGAGTGAATCTCACCTCTGACAAAGTGACTGTAAACGGAAAACCAGTTCGTCCCGAAACTCGAAAAGTATACTTGCTGTTCAACAAGCCAAAAGGGGTCATGACAACCATGGAAGACCCAGAAGGTCGGCCGTGCATCGGCGAATACTTCAAGCGGTTCGAATCGCGGGTATTTCCTGTCGGGCGTCTGGATTATGACAGCGAAGGGCTTTTGCTTCTGACAAATGATGGGGACTTCGCTCAGCGAGTCACTCACCCAAAACACGAGGTTTTAAAAACCTACCTGGTAAAAGTTGATGGTCAACCCACAGACGCGCATCTTCAAAAACTTCGCACGGGTGTGACGATCATCGGTGGTCGAGTTGCCGCTCGAGAAATCGAACGCCTCAAAGGCACAGCTTCTGATAAGTACGATTGGTTTAAGATCGTGATCGGCGAAGGAAAAAATCGCCAAATTCGTCGTATGTTCGAAAAAATTGGCTTTGATGTGATGAAGCTCCAACGAATTGCGATCGGCCGCCTCAAGATGGGGGGCCTAGCTCGCGGCGAGTGGGCGCTCTTGACATCCGACGAAGTAGAAAAGATTTTTTACCAAGATGAGTCAGCTTCAGGCCGACGTGGACCGATCGCTTCACGCTCAAATGCAATTGGACCAAAAAAGTTTGACCGAAAACGCGGACCGAAATCTGCCAAAGCTCTGGCCCGGGACGAGTCCTCGCGCCGCGGAAGCCTTAAGTCGACGGATCGCCGACCTTCACGAAGAGGCTAA